ggtttcttcccacggtgcaaagatgtgtgggttaggtggtttggccatgctaaattgtccctttgtgtcccaagacgtatggggtaaatatgtggggttatggcatAAGCCTGGGTAGGAGttggtgcagattagatgggctgaatagctgccttctgtgctatagggattctgtgattctgaagtgcagtcactataTTGTAGGAAATGTAGCAGTCCACTTgtacacaaacagcaatgggataatgACCAAATCTCCTTTATGGTATTGATTGCAGAGCAAATATTGATTTGATCACTGGGGATAATCCTCACTCTTCAAAATACTAGTGAGTTTTTATACATCCACCTGAGGGCTGATGGGGTTTCACTTTTATTGTCTCATTACAGCACCTCCAGCAGTGACGCACTCAATGCTGCACTCGAGTGTTGATCTTGGAGGGTTTTTTTTAGCTGAAGTTCTGATGAGACTTGAATCTACTTGGATGAGTGCTACCAGCAGCCATGGATGATTGTTGGTACCCTTTAATGATGCAGTTTAGCTTAATTACTGCTAGTCTCTAGCACTGAAATTTAACTTGTGGAATCCTTTTATTAATTTTGTTAGATATCAGTACATCTGTTTTTTAGACCTGACTCAACTTTGAATTCACTACTTTAATTGACATTTGCTAGTTTGGACCCTTGCTGTACGCTGCTGCTTTTGCTGGTCCTGGATACTTTGTAGAAGCTGCTACTCTTTTTGGATATTGTAGTTCGTGTAAAATCCCATAAGTTTAACCTTAAGGTTAAGAGTAATGGCTTGCTGCTCACTGCAAAATGTATCCGAACATGTTCATTCTGCAAGCAAGCTGTGCAGTGGATTTCAGTTGAACTTTAATCTTTCTCTCCGTATCTGAGTCACACCATGGGACTTCAGGAAGCAATTCCATACTCCTTTAGCGTTGAACCATGGCAATTGTCAAGTATGGATTTCATTTCTCCATGATTTTTGAAGTTTACGTGCCCTATTCTGAATAGTTGTGATATAAACCATTAATGAAATTTTACATTGCAGCCTTGAAATCAGATGAACTGAGACGTTGCTTCAGAAATGGTACATTTGGCAAGAGCTGTCTGTAGCCTAGATTTTTAGTGCTATTGCTTTTCAACTTGACAATGTTTTCCCTCTGTTTGTCATTAAGCATTGTTGCATCTTCATAGTCAATTTTTTTCATTTCAGGTGATTTTGAAGAGGAACTAACTGCTGTTAATGGAGAAGTATACCAGGTTGGTGTggaaatagttttttaaaaatccagtaatTAAAACACCTTCTGTAGTTTCTCTGATTTTGTTTAATATATCAAACATCAAATTTGATTTGCAGTGAGTGAATTACTAGAGATGCTGAAATTAATTGTTTAGCAGATTTAAGTAAAATTGTGATGCACTGATTTTAGTTGTAAAACTTTATATAGTATATTAGTTTATATGTATATTAGTTAAAATATTcacttggtttttaaaaaaatctttaccCATTTGCAAATATTGTCCTTGTAACAATATATTGGCTTTGATAGTTGCTGTTAATTTTGGGTTTCGATCAAGAAGTTGACAGTGATTCAGAATGAAATGTTAGAATTTCAGTTCTAGGTTTTCCATAAAGCGCTGGCGAAGTTTGAAgttttttacccacagggtgaGGGTGGTTTGGAATTTGACTATTTGAAAGTGAGTGTTTAAATCCTAGAGAGCTATGAATGAATAGCTGGAAAGTGTGATTAACATGGATAGCTCTTCCTTAGCCAGTATAGACACAATAGATCAAATGCTGTAAATTCTCTAGTGCACAAATTTTGAAGTGCATATACTCCAAATCTTCAGATTTTGTCATTAAACATCTTATTTCCAATTTGATTAGAATTGTTTCCAAGTGAACATGAGTTACTCTGGTGTGAAATTATGTGCAATGTGCCAGATGCTGGTGGAATTTACAATGCCCTTCCAGCAGGCAATCACCAGAATAAAAAGGCTTGGTGATTGACAGCAGGATGTGAATGTCATAGTTTGAAATCACTTAGGCATTGATGTCATAAATCACTATGCAAGTGGCTGATGTCACAAAGCTTAAGTGACTGCAACATATGGTGGACTAGTGTTCAAGGGATAAACCATCTTCAAAATGAAGAGAATAAAAACGCTGATTGGACCCATCAGAATGTTCTGGGTACTATAATATGCATATTTTAGCATAACATGAAAGACTTGAGAGTTGTCCATATTCTTGTAGATTTAAGCAGCAGTTAATTGCAAGGTCCATGAACACAAATTGAGTTGTACTTGTGTAATCATCTGTTGATACAGGAATCAAATTGTTCAAATGATAGTTATGCAGCAATAGCTCGAGCAGATCGCTTGAGCCAGGAACCAGAGAGCATTCGAAAATGGAGAGAGGAGCAGATAACTCGCCTAGAAGATCTTGGTAAGAGGAACATTTTTGTTTAACATTGCATTAAACTGTCTTGTTTCTAATCAAAGCTTATCCACATTTTTTTTTCCTGCTACTATTTGGCCTAAAAATTAGGAACTAAATTCTATTATTGTAGATGAGCACCTTTAACTCAAGAGAAAGAAGTTTGAAATGTAAATGCTACTAGTGTGGTAAAAGATTGCCTACACTGAAGAATATCCCTGTGTATTGCAGCTTGTGATTAACTTAGTCCCTGTATATTTTTCAATTTGCAGCAATTTTATTCAATTATACATGACAATTATTTGGTCACTGAATTAACAATCTGTGGCAATCTTTTATTCTCAAAACCAAGATGTCCAACTTTTTTCTCTTGAAGAAAGCATATTCTGAGGGAAACCTTCAAAAACTGAAATTGGGGAATGTGAATGAATTTTGCTCTTTGTTTTGGACATTGGcctgttctgtccaagaaaaGGTGTTGACCTGGAATTTAACTAGTTTATGCCATGTGTGGAAGCTTTTCTCATCTGAATGACTGAAAAGATTATTCATCTAAACAAGTTTTTCACTTGCTGCTCCACAACTGTAGCATTGTTTTTCCTGTCCTTAGATGCTGCTTCTCGGAAAGCAGAAATAGAATGGAAAGAGAAGGCAAGAAAGGAACTAGAAGAATGGTATGTTCGACAGAATGATCAGTTGGAGAAAATAAAAAAGAATAACAGGTATGGCTAAAAAATTAATCTTTGCATTTTTTACAAACAAATCATTATTGTAAATGAGAATTGGTTCTCACCTAGTTAAATATATTGTAAAGTCTTGCCAAAAACTGACAACCTGCTGATTTCAAGTCAGTTATGAACCATAAATGGCACCGTATACATTTAGGTCCTAACCATTCTGCATTGATGACCAAACTTAATGTCTGTCTGCAGAATGAAATGATTTCATTCTTGCCAAGTACAAGTGATGACACAATTGGAGTTTCAAAGTTGGTGAATTAAGCAATAACCTGAACATTCAAAAATTGAATCCAGTGTAGTCTGAATTTAGTATTGCCATTTAAGTACAATTCACAAATTCTCACATTTGTTATACTACAGCTGGATGTCACATCTTCACTATGTACAGTTAAGAGTACGCTTTTTTTATAAGATCTCTTATGAAGGGGTTCATTTGCCTATACTATGTCTACAGCATGCTTGGAGTATGATTAAATCTTGTgttttgggtggggggaggtggggagaaagAGAAATGAACACCAGTCTGGATATTTGCATTTTGTCAACTGAAATAAAACTCTTTTCTTTTTTTAACTTGCAACATGTATTTCTCCAGTGCACCTTGCAGTTGCCAAACACCTGCTCTGGGGAAGCAGATCCCAAAAATATAGGCAAGAGTTGCTGAGGAACAGCTACACATTTATACAGGTTCTAAAATCTCTGGTGGTTATTGCAGAACTTTGTATGAGATGTTGATTAAATTCTAAACCAATGATAATACCTGTAAAGCAGATTTTTAATAAGCAATGCAAGTATTGAGCATTGGTTACAGAAGAATAATCAAACACTGCCATTTGGCAATTAGATCTCTAAAACCATGCACTTTTCAGAATTGGATCTCCAAGACCGTGCACCTTGCAGAATGTAGATATTAAGCCAATTAATACTAACCATTTGAAGGACTTCATTTCTCCATTTATGGGTATTTACATCCaggcacagatctctgaaggtgacaAGACAAATTGCCTTTTTTAATAAAGTCCTTTGCTTTATGGCAGAGTTCAAAAGCAAGCAAGGAACACAATCCTTTTCGACTTGGTGGTGGGCCTTGGCCAAAGTGTTGTCCAACACACAGTTGTCAAAACCTCGGGTGCAGAGGACATTGGACTACTGCCGGGGAAATGGACTTCCAAttgtggaggggttggggggaaccTTTTTGCATAAAGTTGGTAACCCAGAGGGAGCAGATTTGAAAACCAACAAAATTCAGGACCAGTGAAGAAATTTAAGCTTTAATCTAGGTTCCACTGCCTGAAAAGTTGGGTGAAGCAGATTCAATGTCGCCATCTCAAAAGGAAATTGAGCATACAATAAGTGGAGTTGGATAATTGGATACACCATTATGATTCTCTAATTTGCAAAAGATCTCTTTTGAGCGAGAGCAATATTGTAACATTTGGGGGAAATCTGCAATACAATTTGGACAATTATTTGGGATGATTTGACTTTTATAAAGCATGCTTAGAGGCTTAATGTTTTGACAAATAACAATGTATAGCTGTTTGTTTCTGGAACTGTATGCAGAGATAACAGATTTAGTGAAAATGGGGATTGCAAATTTAGTAGTCATTGTAAAATCCACTTTGCTTAGTGCTCTAATACTCTTTTCAACTGTAGATTTCCAAAAGATGACTTTCAACTTAACAATTCTAGTTTTATTACAGGCAAAGGTGAAATACTTGCTACTGCAAATACTAAACTCTTATTAAAATATTAACACTGTCCTTCCTCTTTTTTCCTTTATCTTTCTCTACCCACCTGTTGCAACTTCTGTGCTCCTTTCCTGTTGGTCTGCGGGTTCACTTTCTGGACTAACATGCATGTGCACTAGGATCGCTGATGAAGCTTTCTACAAACAGTCCTTCGCTGATGTGATAGGCTACGTGTATGTTTGCTACTTATTTTTCTTAGTTCTATAGCATTTAATTTAGAATTCCATAGCTCTTTCAAATCTTAATGGAAGCACTCTGAGACTTGAAGGTGTTTTTACTATGTCTGCATTTTATTGAACAGTCCAGTGGACACATCCAATGCTTGTAGAACCAGATTTTTAACAGAGTTTTTTAATATGGGAATTTTAGTTCCACAAGGTGTAGATTAATTTTGAGGCTAGTTACATTGTTATAGGCATGGTTCCATTGTCTTTAACTAACTGTACTGCCTTAAGTGATGGCTACTCTGGTGATATTAGATGGAGCTAATTTGACATGCTGTTAAATCTCATTTTATCAATAGATGTACAGTACCTTTCAGAAGTCCATGAGTGATCATAGCACTGTCCCTAGCTACTCATCTGCACGGAGGCTAATTAAAATATCTGAGCTGGTTAAAGTCAGCTAGCTTAGTATGAACTGGGGATTGAATGCAAGACTCTTGAATGTCTTTTCTAATTCCGATGTTCAAACTTCATAGCGATCCATTGAACTTTTTTCAATGTACTATTCAAGTACACACCCATTTAAAGACTATGCATGAATTTAAATACTGAATAAAGTATATCCTTGTTGTGGCAATTCCTTAGTTTTACAGCAAGCCTTCATTTAACATGTCAAAGACCATCATTTGAATATCATGCAGTTTTGGGCTGTCTGCTAAAGGAAGGATTGAGGCAAAGAAGAAATTGATAAATATGTATAAAAGTTAATGTTTGGATACTGAGTTGTTTAACAATGAAATAATACAGTAGCAAAATGAGTTCTAGTGTTTTGAGTCTTGTAGAACAAGATGTGGATGTAACCTAAGGTTACATTAAGACAAGATTTTTTTATACTTGGCTGTAGGGCTGTGAAACATATTATAGTTGGATGAAAGCAGAAACGAGGTTAGCTTCTAAGAATCAAGAtgagatgctggaaaaactgagcATCTTCAGGAGAGCAATAGCTAAAGAATAGTGGGTTGAAAAAAATATAACTAGTAGTTGAAATATTGGGCAACTAATGCCAGTTTAAAAATTCAACACTGCTGTACTATTTATAATTGTCTGATACCTCCTTTCCAGCTATCATTGCCCACTGTTTGGTCACCAATTGAAGCCAGTAGTCTTCAAACAAAGGCTATTGCTTCTGAATTTGTGCATTTCCCCATCTTTGGTGAAGGTCGAAGAAACAAAGTCAGGGTCAATTTGTGCACCAAAGTGGATAGCATTGGCCTTTGAGCATACTACTCTTCAGCAAAAGAGTagttgagaacgtgcagacctgaAGTTATTTTACAACACAATGCTAACAGTAAGCCAAGATTGAAGTAACTGAAATGGTGATGCTTGATACTGGCCTTGTACACAGGAATTTTTGAGCAGAGCTAATAGCTATATGATTAACTAAGAGCATCCAATGAGCCATGTGACATCTAATGTTCAAATAAGTTTTGGCTCCAAGTCACTAGGTCAAATTGGAAGTACTGGCTCCAATACTGCTGTTTTACCTATAGTTTTTTTGCAGTGAAGGTACCATATTTTCTATTTTAGATCTCAACGACTTGTCTGCATTTCATCTCTTAATTTCTTCATGGTTCAATGACTACAGTAAGTCAAGATGTACTTGACCCATTTGTCTCCAGATATTCTGATCAAACTCCATCCCTTCATTTCAGTTCTATTCTTCATGCTGTAATCCTGAAAGTGTCTAACCTCTTAATCTGCTTTCAGACACATCTGTCCAAGCTGATCTTCACCCTCCTGGTAATGAGCGCAAAGGATATTTGGCTTTTGATTTCTGACGTAACAAACTAAATTCCATACACTCTGGTTTGAAGACAAGTGTAAATCCAGAGAAATGGATACTATAAATGTTAATCTTAGATTTTCAATCCCAATTGAATGAAATTTTGATAGTCCTTGTCCAAATTGGTATGTATTGTGATTGcagtttttttcacaaatttgagTACTTGTGACTTGCAAAGTCTTGCCCCCCCTTGTGTAAAGGAAAGTGACAAGGAGCTGAAAATGGAATATTTCTGTTCTTTTGCCGAACTGTGAAAAATTGGTTCAGTAGTTTAGTGGTTGATTCTGGACTAAACTTTAAATTAAGACATCACATCTCAATGCTGAGCTGTGATGTGAATTTAATAAATGCTGCACAGCCATAAATGGCATTAGCTATAGCTCAATCATTCCACTTGCATGCAACAAATTACTCGGAACAAACATTATTTTAATGCACAGCTTGTTTGTTATGTTGTCATTTCAGTTTTCCATCAAATTATGCATTTCTTTAACAATCCATCCTTTTAGTCAGTAGTGAATTTAAAATGTAGTCTAGGAGGAAGTGATATTGAATGGAAAGCTTGCTTTATGCATTGGTAATTCGGATACATGCGAACAAATCTTGAAGTTAAGTTTAATCTGAGATTGAATTCTGTCCAGGTTGTTAACTTTCAAGTTTAGAGCAGCAGTGATGCTTTATTGAAAAAGTCTGGAAAATCAATATGAAGCCTTAAACTGTTGAGTTTTTATCTTCAGTATTATACAGAATGCTTGTGACTAAGTGTCTAGCCATACAGACATGAAGGTTCTAGATTCAATCCCTAGTCTCTTACTAATGCAATTGCTCTTGCTGGAGTAATGTTGAGAATACAAGTTATCCCATTTCCAGTTAAAGGACTGGAATTGCCCAGAATTTGTGCTCCCAATTGCTATGGCCAATCCTTGCTGGAACATTTTCTATTAAGCATCTGAAGGTGGGGTGGGGAAAAGAGATGGAATGCTAGGCTCTGCTGTAATAATTGATTAACCTGCCAGCTTGCCTGCTGAATAGCAACTGCAAGTATTGTAGGGCATCATTACTGCCTGCAACTATGCCAAGGAAGGATGCATTTCTTCAGAAGGTGGGGAAAATATTTGTAATCTTCAGTTGTAAATTTGCCAGAAGTAAGTAAGCTTCCACATTGAGCATGTATCAAAGTTTTGTTTGAAAATATTCTGATGTGCTGTGTTAGTCTTGCCTCATCTATGGCTTATCATTTCAGAGCTGCTGAAGAGGCCTTTGTCCAGGATTGCAATGAAGATACACCTGGAACAGAATGGGAGCGAGTGGCACGCCTTTGTGATTTCAATCCCAAAACCAACAAGCAGTCAAAGGATGTATCTCGTATGCGTTCTGTACTGATATCACTTAAGCAGTCACCATTAGTCCGCTAGACAGATGTTACATAACACTATTTGTGTGGGCTGCCTTACTAGCTATATCTAGTTGGATCCCACAAATTGATGGCCATTAGAATAGAAGGATGTGTTAGTCATTCCTGTTTGGACCAAACCATTGTAAATTACAAGATCTGTTTAAGTGATTTTTTTCTTTCAACTGTTCGTGTGGTTTAATGCCAATTTCTTGAGTTATTGGGCAATCCAGTAAAATGGTTACCTTCATACACTCCTGAATCTTAATGTTTAACTTTCTCAATTATTGATATCCCCACACTGTCCTTGTGCTGCATCACATTACTATTTATGCATGAATTATGAGTGCAATCTATTGGCCCTTGtttaaaaatcatgttgactACACTTATGCATTAAAGGTTAAATATTAAATTGTTGTTTTCTTGTCTGTTTAAAACACTACATTGAACTAATGAAATTATTCCTGTGAGCATCCAAAACACTTCAGACACAATTATCAGATCTGTGTATGATCACCCCCACCTTAAGGATCATGAAATACAGTATCTTTCCTTTGACTAACGTGTGGCCAATTTTAAGCATTTATGATTTCTGATTCTGAAGCTCGGGCAATCTTGAAGTACCAATatacgcttccccccccccccccaaccacctccatATGTTCTAATTGACAGTATGGGGCTAAAGGATCACCTTTGATAGACTGTGCCTCAGTGGGGCTTCTACATTTGTTTCTCAAATCTCTTGAAgtgtatgtggctggggggaaaAATCTATTGCCCTAAAATTTGAGGATTGTCACTGCACAAACCTTTTGGCTATTCTAAAAATTCTTAGCATCTGGGAAGTTGCATCTAGTTGAAGTTTAAATCCTGAGTCCAACATCAGTCTAAATATTGGGCCTAATGTATGTCATTGGCATGGGTCTGGTCCTAGGTGAGGACTAGAGTTCAAATCCTAGTGCAGCTTACTGATTCAATAAAGCTGGAAGAGAATACATTTGAAAAGAATCTTTAGGGTTGTCTTTCTCCAACACAAGTGACTATCACTTGTCAACCTAGATGCACTACTTTGCATTCATTGAAGCCATGATTCCCATCTTTTCTATTTACCCCCCACACCATGGGGGGTAATAAGACTATGATGCCCAAGCTAGTCCTATAGTTTGCATCCCATAAACACCCCAAGTGAAATACCAAACTCAATGGCTGAAAAAGTCTATCTCCAGTGCTGTTTTTAATAGTCTTGTTCTCAACTAATGTTATACTCTTATTTTCTCCTTCCCCGTTATGTCTAGATCCTCCAACTGACAAAATGGCTAGTAAGTGACAGCTGCTACATAGCCCAGGATTAGGTTGTCTTTTCACATTCTGGTGCCCCATTCTGACAAAATCTACATTGTCAAGGTCTGACTAGTGCACTCCTGCAAATATACTGGATTATGATTTCTTAGTAGTAAACACGTTTGACCTTGAATCTTCATTGCACTGTTTAGATTCCAGATGTTGAGGTAAAACATATGAAGTAATAGGCTGGCCTTGTTGCTTATTTCATACCCATACTCTGTGACACTGCACTAAAGTTCACGAGATTGCATGTTGAGTAATTATTGACCATCACTAATGAGTAATGTTATCAAAGCCATGTTTAAGTAGTGAATCTCCAACTAGTCTAGACTACCAACTTAATTCTGACATTTGGAATGCTTTGTTAGTGCCTGTTTCTCCAGCTGCTCTAAAAAATGTAGTGACCAGCTGCTTCTGTGCTTCCTTAACTAACCATTGCAGCTTCTAACTCTACTGAAGTGTAAACAATCCAGGTGATTTCCTTCAATGATCCACCAATTTCTGTACCATTCCTATCTTGTGTGCTGTTCATTGTTTTGCTAAACCACAATGTCCCAAAACACGagcaaatgaagtactttttgaagtgttgtcactgtctTGTTAATAAAACTAGTACTATTTCTCCTGGTACACTGCTTCAGGGAACAAgaactaaactccagtgaatgaacTGATTATCTGAACAGAGTTATGTAGTAAATTCACCAATATTATTACCAAGGCTGCACAAACCAATTATTCAAACTTCTATTTGTGGGTTTTTGGAACTTTCTCACTAAATACCATGTTTGATCTGCAATAAATTGAATTATAGCCATCTGAATTAGCATCTCTCTTTATTCTGGGGACTGGAATGAAATGCTGTCTGCTTCACTTCTGATCTGAAATATGTATTAAAAACATTCTGGTCTAGGGTAGAGGCGGTGTCTGAGAAGGACATCTGGTTGATGGAAGAAGGTTGCTTTTTGGGGGGTGTTGGAAGGATGAGGTGATTGTCCTACTctttgtctccctccccccccgacattgGCAGACCCAGATATTATTCCTTCCAATTTCCATCATCTCTTTGACATTGTGTCTTGGTGTTATTTTGCCATTTGTTCCAATTACCTGTTTTATCATGTCTTAAATCAAAGTGAAAGTAATTGAACCTATTAATTCAAGTTTCCCC
The Mustelus asterias chromosome 16, sMusAst1.hap1.1, whole genome shotgun sequence DNA segment above includes these coding regions:
- the LOC144505154 gene encoding clathrin light chain A-like isoform X2; this translates as MAEDFGFFSSDNGTTGSAEEDPAAAFLAQQESEIAGIENDEGFSILDGGEVPPALQPHSHDAGGDFEEELTAVNGEVYQESNCSNDSYAAIARADRLSQEPESIRKWREEQITRLEDLDAASRKAEIEWKEKARKELEEWYVRQNDQLEKIKKNNRIADEAFYKQSFADVIGYVAAEEAFVQDCNEDTPGTEWERVARLCDFNPKTNKQSKDVSRMRSVLISLKQSPLVR
- the LOC144505154 gene encoding clathrin light chain A-like isoform X4; the encoded protein is MAEDFGFFSSDNGTTGSAEEDPAAAFLAQQESEIAGIENDEGFSILDGGEVPPALQPHSHDAGGDFEEELTAVNGEVYQESNCSNDSYAAIARADRLSQEPESIRKWREEQITRLEDLDAASRKAEIEWKEKARKELEEWYVRQNDQLEKIKKNNRIADEAFYKQSFADVIGYVSQRLVCISSLNFFMVQ
- the LOC144505154 gene encoding clathrin light chain A-like isoform X1, which produces MAEDFGFFSSDNGTTGSAEEDPAAAFLAQQESEIAGIENDEGFSILDGGEVPPALQPHSHDAGGDFEEELTAVNGEVYQESNCSNDSYAAIARADRLSQEPESIRKWREEQITRLEDLDAASRKAEIEWKEKARKELEEWYVRQNDQLEKIKKNNRIADEAFYKQSFADVIGYVYHCPLFGHQLKPVVFKQRLLLLNLCISPSLVKVEETKSGSICAPKWIALAFEHTTLQQKSS
- the LOC144505154 gene encoding clathrin light chain A-like isoform X5; its protein translation is MAEDFGFFSSDNGTTGSAEEDPAAAFLAQQESEIAGIENDEGFSILDGGEVPPALQPHSHDAGGDFEEELTAVNGEVYQESNCSNDSYAAIARADRLSQEPESIRKWREEQITRLEDLDAASRKAEIEWKEKARKELEEWYVRQNDQLEKIKKNNRIADEAFYKQSFADVIGYVHICPS
- the LOC144505154 gene encoding clathrin light chain A-like isoform X3 — its product is MAEDFGFFSSDNGTTGSAEEDPAAAFLAQQESEIAGIENDEGFSILDGGEVPPALQPHSHDAGGDFEEELTAVNGEVYQESNCSNDSYAAIARADRLSQEPESIRKWREEQITRLEDLDAASRKAEIEWKEKARKELEEWYVRQNDQLEKIKKNNRAAEEAFVQDCNEDTPGTEWERVARLCDFNPKTNKQSKDVSRMRSVLISLKQSPLVR